The genome window ACGGCGGTTGTTGAATTTCAGGTGCACACGGCTGCAATAAGTTAAATCGTTAAGCTGTTTCGAGCGAGATCTTCAAATTACGCTTATGCAACAATTAAATCGACGTGTCTTGAGGTTCGAGAGCAAATGGAAATGATTTGCAAAAATCAAAACGCTTCCCGTTTCGCTTCTCTATGATGGGGGTAAAAATTAATTGATTAACCCCATCTATTTCAAAGCAAAGAAGAGGGGAGCGATTTGATAGTTGTTAAAATTACCGGTTGTTCGTTAGGTTTGCTCTCGGGAAGCATAGTAGCATTGTCTACTATACCCTTTGCAGATTCAGTTACGCATTCACTTTCAGTTACAGTTCCATTCGTAGGTACATTTTCGTTAACAATCTCGGATGTGCTTGTTACGCCTTTCAGAAGCGTATCTGCATTTTGATTTTCCGAGTTATGTACAACTGCAGATTCTGTGGTCTGTGCAGTTGCATTTTCGTTGTTGGTTTCAGGAACGACTGAATTTTCGGTCGAGGGAGCGTTTTTCGCGTTATCCGGTTGATTGGGTTTCGTTATTTCGGATACACACGATTCTTGATCAGCGTCCAATTTAATCGCCTCCGTGTTTGACATTTTTATCTGCAACAAATGTCACTGTTATACGATGCACACGTATTAAAACAGAAGAAAAGCGAATTTGTTTCTTAAGTATTTTCACTGCGATCATCGTTAAACGACGAATATTTGCGGGCCTGAATATTTCTGAACAAAAGCACGTTTCGTGGCTTTAGACACTTTTTTAAACGACggtaaatttttgaaaattgtgaTTCCATCGCGACTCGCTTACGAATCGTGTATAGTCAGAGACGATACACCATATTACACGTCCCACTATAAGCACGAGACCAACTATTAAATTTAAGATTACCGAAAGGTTAGAGAGAGCAATGAGAATCGCTACTCGCGGTGTTTTCTTCGTACACGTATTTTGCTTTCACGCAAAACGGCTGGATATCCAGGACTAACTAAAAGTCTGATGTATTTTTGGACGTTCAAAGGCTCATTCTATTTTAAACTATCGTAGACTTGCGCCAGTCGAATGCCCAACAAACTGAAAATCGTAACGCATTTGACGCGTGTATTTAACAGAAAAATTCTTGTTAATCGTTTGGTTGGGCATTGAAAATGTCGTTGCTTACATGACCCATGCAATAGAATATAATCCAACCGAATCGTGGACGATAATTGTATTTCAAAATATCATGTAACGCGGTTTCGAAGTCGTATTATTCGTAATCAAGAAAGGTGTTAAATGAAAATGAATTGATAAAACTGTCGTTGAAATTGAACGAATCGatcatgaaaaattatttatggcaTTAAGTTGTCTCGTAATGTTTTGTTCTTTACGATGGTGTAAAAATTTGTTTGAGTAAGGAGATTCTTTCAGTATCATAGTTACGCTCATACGCTTGGTGCGCTCGTCACAGTATCGTGCTTGAGGTATCTCGTACCTCGGCATTCGAGGTatatatttaaaacaattttacagTAAATACGTAGAAATGTTTATATCGACATATTCGAAGTAGCTATTTTGAAAGATATTCGAAGATATTTAGAATTGTTTTGCACGTGTTCGCTAATTATGCACGAGGATTTAGTGTACATAACCTCATTTACAATATACTATTTTTCACGTACATTTTTATCGCGATCTCTCGAAGTATATACGAATGAATTAGTTTTACGTACTATAAATGGTATGTAGAATTAAATAAAACGTTATAATAAAGATGAAACGGAATTAATTTCGAACCAAACTTTAAAAGTACCAGTGTTTAAGGTTACTTCTGAATAATATCGTGaatctttattattttaaatggaACACTTCGCTTTTAACAGAAAATTGATTGAGGTATGGAAGAATATGCAAGAGAACCATGCCCTTGGCGTATAATAGATGACTGTGGTGGTGCATTCACGATGGGTGCTATCGGCGGCGCCGTGTTTCAAAGTATTAAGGGCTTCCGTAATGCACCCAGTGGAATAAACAAACGATTTCTTGGAAGTTTAATGGCTATTAAACAACGATCCCCCATTATTGCCGGAAACTTTGCACTATGGGGTGGTATGTTTTCCACAATAGACTGTACATTGGTTCATCTTAGGAAAAAGGAAGATCCTTGGAATTCTATTATCAGTGGAGCAGCTACCGGTGGTATACTTGCTGCAAGAAATGGTTTACCAGCAATGGCTGGTAGTGCGATTATTGGTGGAGTGTTATTGGCTTTAATAGAAGGTGTAGGAATATTTTTTACTCGTATGTCCGCAGAACAATTCAAACCTGCACCTTTCACGGACGATCCGTCGCATCTTGGCTCACCTACGCAAGGTTATCCGTCGTAAAAcatgtataaatattttagacatacTTCAAATAACACGGCTAATTAAGTACAAATGTTTCAATTTCTTTGAAACACTCGTAGTTGGAAGATACTTTATTCCCGGTACATCAAACTTGTATAGATAATTGAGCTCCttgatttaataaataatattagtttgtttttttattcaagactgttactgttatttttCTGAAATTGTTAAAAGACAAACGCGACAGCTAGGATAAGTATATTAATACGATATATATTGGTAAAATAAATCATCGATATATAttaagatcaggtttcattcttTTGAGAAAATGAGctttaataaaatacaaatatttaattttttaagtatCATCATCGTCGTCATTTTCTTCTTGGAAATATTTAAAGTTTGATGCTATAGATAAGTCTAAAGATTTATTTGCATAGTCTTGCATGTTGTCTTCAGATTCGTGTAATGGTGATTTCTCTTCTGAATCCTTCAATGACTTGTTCACTAATCCCAGTAAATGAAGTTGTTCTACCTAAAAGGTTTTATAACATGTATTACTTTCCTTTAAAAGTGACGGCACATTTATCGAAAAATATTTACCTGCAGACTATGTACTTGGTTATCTATCtttgacaatatttttttaagaagTTCCTGTTCTTGCTTTAATTCTTTTTGAAAAGCAAGTAGTTCGTTGGCATTCATTTTTAAGTCAGCCTTTCCTATGTGATCATCCattcttcaataatttttttactacgTAAAGTTATTGTTTTTTGTGAATTATACTTTTATCTTTtgatttaatagattgttttatTTGCCAATTATTTCTTCCGAGTAGCAAACGCACAAATTacaatacataataaataagttTAATCCGATATCAAATCAAGAGATTCATGGTAATTTATCATAACTTATAACACGTTTGTTGGGTCATGTGTTATGTTTTTGTTGAGCTTTGTTATGAAAGCACAATGTTGCCAACTTCATGCATTGATAGTGTTACCAGACAGTCCGCTGTCTGGTGACACTATGTGCTAGTGACTTTAGTATAGTTACTTATCGTGATAGAGATATTTGTTTAGGAAGTTAGTCGGCCTGAATTTCAAATTTATTATCAGACTTCTTGGACGTACGtgtaattttgtaaataaaccTACACAAATCGTAAACTATAAGAACTAATAATTTTTCCTGCATAATAGCAACaagatttctaataatataaatagaatTCTACAAGTAAATTTACCGTTTATAGGGAGTTTTTTAATTTATCGATAGTACGTATTTAGATTTAGAGTTTCGAGTGTTTCAAGGATTTCGAGATCTCGCAAAGTTTTGAATTCGAGTTTTGCGAAACTAAAAATTAcgtttcgacccatttttaatTGCAAGATACAGCTTTATTCCTATATGCTGTAGATTTACATGACTTTAGTTGTCACTGGAATTATAGCAGATGTAATATAAGCATAGGTTGAATGCAATACTTTGAGCAGTTTCAGTAGATTTTATAAGTTTTCATCATACAGTAATATAATAATACTTTATTCTTTCTATAGAATTCTACGTAACACTACAGATTAATCACAATTTATCATATGTGAATTTATTtaggtacagaatttttttatgGATCAATACAATCCATACAATTATATGATTAtattaatttgtaaattttcGAGTGGTCAAGTCAAGTTAAATAGAATCAATACTAATCTTGCCATTCAATGACTAGTTCATTATACAGTACAGTTCATGCATTTCCACTTTGTATGATTAGCTATAGAAGGAACGTGTCCTATGACTTGTCcatttttaatttcgtaattCATTAATGTGTAATGATGTACACTGCCATTGACGCAAGACTTGCATTagattttatatacatatacatacagaAGATATTCAAATTGGGAGCACAACTACTGTTATCATGCTATCATTATGATATGGCTATAATATATTCGTGCGTTGACACAGTTATGAAGATCATCCTTATTGTTTAGTTATATTTTACAGTAACAcgagtttcagaataatcttttAATATCTAATTATTTATctttaaaaatacaaaatttacaaAGAATGTTCAAAGCGACTTACGGTTTTTGAAGTATCTAAattttttgtttacgtttttcagGGGTACAAGATACAAACTATTTACACAACAGAGTAAAAATGATAACATTAAACAACAATTGTCCTCGCCAAAAAGAAGATAAATTTCTAGATGCAACTGGTAAGCATCCAAAATAGTATTttcacagtttttttttttttacaggatATACTGTATTTAATCATTGGTATTTATAATTACATATATAAATATTGTTATACCATTTACACAAACTGAG of Colletes latitarsis isolate SP2378_abdomen chromosome 3, iyColLati1, whole genome shotgun sequence contains these proteins:
- the LOC143340396 gene encoding mitochondrial import inner membrane translocase subunit Tim17-B, whose protein sequence is MEEYAREPCPWRIIDDCGGAFTMGAIGGAVFQSIKGFRNAPSGINKRFLGSLMAIKQRSPIIAGNFALWGGMFSTIDCTLVHLRKKEDPWNSIISGAATGGILAARNGLPAMAGSAIIGGVLLALIEGVGIFFTRMSAEQFKPAPFTDDPSHLGSPTQGYPS
- the LOC143340397 gene encoding uncharacterized protein LOC143340397; this translates as MDDHIGKADLKMNANELLAFQKELKQEQELLKKILSKIDNQVHSLQVEQLHLLGLVNKSLKDSEEKSPLHESEDNMQDYANKSLDLSIASNFKYFQEENDDDDDT